From Argopecten irradians isolate NY chromosome 3, Ai_NY, whole genome shotgun sequence:
CATCCTGTCCTTGGGAAATACAAATAACTTGTCTAAATATTTGACTTCTGCAAGAACAAGCTATTTATAtgataaaagatttatttagGTATCATGATTGGTGTACAGAATATTTTATGTACacactacaatgtatatagaaatgAAGACTGCCAGATATTGATGTAAACATGagtattttcattgttttgactTTACACATTCCAGTGTTTATTTCTTAGTTTCTTCCTGTGTTCACCAAAGGTTTGTTTGATTCTTCTGTACGTCGAAAATTATTGGTCACCGACCTGGTCATAATTTGGTTCATGgtcatattttgtttcataccaaatcatGACATGAAGCAATATAAGAGTTTCACTAGTCTATGTATTATTTGTACCCTGGTAGATGTTATGTTTTCtgcataattattatatatataaacttgcATGCACTTGGTTTTAGTGTGTTCTGAATTCATTATGTTGAATACTTATACCATGATCATGTAATTATAACACGAAACACAATCACATTGATTCTGAATTCATTATGTTGAATACTTATACCATGATCATGTAATTATAACACGAAACACAATCACATTGATTCTTTTATTTCCTGTGTTATCACTAATTATTGCCTGAAGtttgattataaaaaaatgaaaaatttgatccaatctgattaaaacacagatccttataaccactccattcaatagaggatctgacaatatcccataaggggtcacgtccagatgacctttataccacgtacttcagagcaaatgcagtttctacaccttacaacatcagttgaaaacgtcttttcgccccTTTGTTGTACACCTCGGGCAAGATGgttacatacacgaaaataaattggatagctttttcaaactatttcgtcccctgtcaagattctggcagtgctactttgattggccatttcaaaaggtcatcttgacgtgacccctaatgggatgttctcagatcctcttatccaacatagtgataataaggatctgtattttaatcagattgaatttGATCCAGATGCGTTTCTGGCCAGTAGAGAAGTATGTTGACTTATAAGATCTTCAATGCTTTAAATATCTATTTCTGatgatagtaaaaaaaaaaacattctgaTAAAAATCAGCTGTTTGGTACTCCGCTTACTTCGTGATCTGCTACAAACGGAGTAAGCGGAGTACcaaacagctgattttaatcagattgaaaaaATACAGAATTCTATCGCCATCTCAAAATCTTgagaaacataaaatatttaaggCCAGTATATGAGGTAAGTGactacataatatatgtaccatTTCAACAGAAGTGtacatataaaatcaaattgtgtatttttgtaAGTCAGGTTTAGTTATATAGATACAATCAAATTCAGTAAGTACAGCTTCAtcaaataacaattttattCTCATATTTCAATATGCCAATATAGAAGTTTATTAGTTTATCCAAAGCAAACTTATATTATCTGTTTGTAGAGCCTGTCAAGAAAAAGCCAGAGAAAAAAGAAAGTCTAAATCCATTTGAGGAGAGTGGGAGTTCTGAGGGAGTGGACAGTAAGGCTGGCAGTACAGAAGAGGATTCCAGTAAGCTAGCCAGCAGTACAGAGCCCAGTAAATCCAGCAGTCTGGATTATAACCCATTCGATGAACCAACCCCACCAGACAGAGCTATTGGCATGACAAGTCCGTTGTCAGAGAGACTGGTCCACGATGCTCAGAAACATAGCCAGCAGAACACACCACTGAAGTTCAATACATTGCCATCAAAAACCAAAAAGAAGGCTCCCGCTCCACCTGTCCCTCAAAACGGTGACTCCTCCCCAAAACACAAACCACAAGTAAAACTCAAGACGTCGAGGTCAGAGCACTCAGCCATAGAGAGACCTATATATGAAGGAACACCACCGTCTACACCAGAAACCAAACGGAAACTCCTACGGCCTATTACACCTCCCCCAGAGGCACAGCCGGATTCCATGGAGACATCCACGGAATTCTCATCCACTGCATCTAGTCCCAGTAAACGGTAAATACCTGAAACATTGATGCCCTCTTGTCAAGAGAAAAGCTTTGATCAGAGTAGGAATGTTTAGGCTCAATTTGCCCAAAGGGCTGGTGAGCTCATGCAATGGCTTAGTTGAATACATAACATATTTGTGTAGTATTTCtagtttttgtgtaaaaaaaaaactaaaaaaaaacctctttATTTGGAATCTTTGGGAAAGTTCAAAGTTAATATTTTGccaattttattaatttactgAAGGTTAAAAATGCTTCACCTcttacaaatgatatttttttcacttacaaaagttacttactttacaccattgaaaagtttgagcttcttattttacttcaagataaaaaatattaaaaataattaattgcgtcccggaAAAAATCTATgccctatattgaatgaagtactagTACTGATAGttcatgtaccaaaagcaaactaaattatttcatatgtatttttatgttaattacaCATTATAACCTCagttaatgttcaaatgatgggcaTCGTTAATGCTCTAtaggcagtggagcatctttaaagaatacTTTTATCAAGTAAGATGTATATCtcataattgtatataaatttagCATGCAGGTCCCTGTACCATAATGCAATAGTAAGAAGTTGTATGTGATAACCCTGATGCAGAATTTTACCTGTTAAGTTGAATTACCTCCCTTCCACTGTATCATATCCCCAGTAATATCTTACTGGTATGGCCAAGCCTCTGTGTAAATGTTTGCTTTtcagtatatgtataaacattatTGTTTGTACAGTATTGTGacaattttatctattttagaTTATCATCTGAGTCCTCTCCTGTTAAAGGAGAAAACAGAAATGTGTTGGAGGCCTTGGACCTTAACCAGGTAAAAGATATATCTTGTTTTACTTACAAGTTAAAGGacatgtttataacaatagaaataatattGGAGATTACATCTTATGGTCTTTGTATGGTAGAGTGGAATCCGCTTATTGTCATGTTTCATTTGtcaaatgtaaaatgtaatattcaaacagttgaaaatatttttagtcATTCACGAATGTCAAAACTAATTTAAAAGCAGTCAAAGATAGTGTCACATCTATTGATATATTGCGatgaattttacataatttcatttcagaatgaATCTCCTACACACAACAGTAACAGCTCCAGTCAGAATCTGCTGGACTGGTGCAAAGAGGTCACCAAAGGTTACAAAGGGGTCAAGGTCACCAACTTGACAACTTCCTGGAGGAATGGGATGGCTTTCTGTGCCATTGTTCATCATTTTCGACCTGATCTTGTGTGcgtataatgttttaatttttatcccACTATCATCATCAGATTTGTTCTTATTTGGTTTGCAATTCAACATTCTTCAGCGTCCATGAACCTATATATGTATTGTGATTATGGGCCCATAGGGGTCAAGGCACAGGGTccaatattgaaatattgagGGAATTTTAAAGATATTCAGACCAATGATAATTGGTAATCCAAATGGCAGATGGTGGTACCATATGCAAGGGTGGCAGTGTTGAAAGGTGAAATTATATAGAGCAGAAATCTGTTCTGAGATTTCAGTTGATGGGATACAAAAGTGCCAACAATAACAAGTTATGGTCATTCCAGGGAGGGAACACTATGTGCATCTATCAAAAACCATACGGGATAATTACCTTACTCATATATGACATTGCTGGGTTTACAAAGCTAGATGAGCAGTACAGGCCCTCTAAGCCTCTTGTTACATTTCGTGGGTTTCTTTGTTGTGCAATATAGTCCTACAGTTATTTAATTGGTTTCTCAGAggatttttaacatatttttgtgaATAAATGTTTCCATGTCTAAACCATTGGTAGAAAAAAGGGTCAATTAAAAGTAAAGAGTCAAGTTGTCAGTATGGCCATCCAGTAGGGGATGTTTATTTATAaccatttattgttaaaaaatatctttagtGAAGCAACaatggttatatatataatgctaaTTATATATGACTTTTCCAGAAACTTCAAGTCCCTGGCTTCCCATGACATCAAAGGAAATAACAaaattgtaagtattgtaacaGATCTCTATGTATCTAAACCTACACATTAATATATATGTCCCCTTGAGGTCATTTATTCCACCAAGGGTGTTCTTTCTTCACTTGAAAGTCCTTTGTACAAAATTCTGGTGGTTCTATACTGTACAACATTACTGAAACCTAGCACATTTGTAGATGACCTTGGTGTTAGAAAGCAGGTACATAAACAAAAAGGACAATTTTGCAAAAgagtgaaatattcaaaataacaaATGGAGATATCAAATAAAGTTTGTTAAAAGTAGAATGTTTTAGGTCAGAGCTAGACTGTATTTTCTATTGCTTCAACTGATTGTATGTATCTTCCTTTATTATACCACAGGGGTTTGATGATTAACATCAGAGCTTGGCTgtatattcctttgttttaccACAGGCGTTTGATGCTACAGCCAAGTTAGGAATCCCACGTGTGATAGAGCCATCAGACATGGTCCTGCTCCAGGTCCCTGACAAGCTTGCTGTGATGACCTACCTCCACCAGTTAAGAGTGTATTTCACCGGCCAAACACTCGAGATCCAACAAATTGGTATTAACACGGCGGAGAGTACCTACACGCTGGGCGAGGTAGACCGCCAGGTAGAGGCTGAGATCTCAAACGAGATGTATGGGGGCCAACCTCAGTCAAAGGTGGTGAAACACCGCTCTCCTAGTAAGGAAAATATCCCTGTGGTGGAGGATCGGGGCGACACAACAGACGGTGGGAGACGAAGGAGAACAAGTAAAGAGAAAGGACATGAGCCACATGGAGTAAAACACAGTCGTGATAGCACTCCAGGGTCAGACTCTCAAACTGATAGTAACATTGTAAGTAAAGGGCATGGTAAAAAGGTTTTAGCTGTGGATTCTGAAGTGACTAAACAAAGTTCTCCCCCACCTGCTAAGCCCAGTTCTAAAGAAAGCCATTCTGGCAAAAATGACTCACATTCTGCCACAAAAGAGCGTAATTCTCCTGCAAAAGACAATACTTCCAAGGACAAAAAGCCTGTGATGACACGAAAACAGTTGTACAATCCGTTTGATTCGGACTCCGACGATGAGATTAGTAGTGAGGGACTTGATGTAGGCTCCCATGGCGGATCTTCTATACCCACCAGTAACTCTACAAGCCCCTCTCGGAGTGCTCAATCTTCTCGCGGAGGAACCCCAGCCGAGGCGTAAGTATGGCCCTGGATAACCCCCATTCAAAGCCACCTGGGACTAGGTTTTAGATGACCTTTTCCGTTCAACTTTTGTCTTATGCACAGTGTATTACAATTTTAAGAGGTCTATAGGCTTGATATTGAGCCCTTGTGAAGTTGAATTTAAAAAGGGCTTCCtcatttgttcaaatgaatgacctttacagATACTCAGGGTCACAGAGGTTATTTGATTTTCTAAATTAAGAAAGTGTAATAGGCAATTTCCATGATTATGTGTTGATGGTTGTTTCAGGCGTGTTATGGACAAACCTGTGGCTACCAGTACTCCAGATAAGGTGAGATTTGACTAGTCCCATCTATTGTAATCTTACTGTAAAAAGCAACTTTCTTATGTGTgcaattaaatttcacaatcacaataaattcataaatgtttattgaaCTTTGcttatattcaaatataattacattttattttcaaatttgtgAAAGTTAATCTTTGTAAACTTGTTTTGAATAAgaaatcataaaatttatttGCCATtatggtttacagtattacaCTGCTTATTAgcagctcacctggtccgaaggaccgaggtgagcttatgggataccgcagcgtccggcgtccttcaacaatcgacttcttctccataaccgcttgtcggatttcaacaaaatttgactggtagcatccttatgggctactatctgaaaattgtacaaatgatggggctgatcccccccggggcctgaggggcggggccaaagggggtcaatttggctatttccatataaacgacttcttctctgaaaccaagcataggatagcacccataatgcaatggtagcatccttatagggtggggattcaaaattgtacaaatgatggggctgaccccccccgggggcctgaggggcggggtcaaaagtggccaatttggctatttccataaaaacgacttcttctctgaaactaagcaagagatagcactcataatgcaatggtagtatcgttatagggtgggaattcaaaattgtacaaatgatggggctgacccccagctGGCccgaggggcggggtcaaaagggctcaattttgctatttccatataaacgacttcttctctgaaaccaagcattggatagcacccataatgcaatggtagcatccttatagggtggggattcaaaattgtacaaatgatggggctgacctcccgggggcctgaggggcggggtcaaaaggggtcaatttagctatttccttataaacaacttcttctctgcaactaagaatggaagagcacttataatgcaatggtagcatccttatagggttggaatttgaaattatacaaacgaaagggctgacccccccgggggcctgaggggcggggtcaaaaggggccaatttggctatttccataaaaacgacttcttctctgaaactaagcaagagatagcactcataatgcaatggtagtatcgttatagggtggggattccaaattgtgcaaatgatggggctgacccccagggggcctgagaggcggggtcaaaaggggtcaatttggctatttccatataaacgacttcttctctgcaactaagcatggtatagcacccataatgcaatggtagcatccttatagggtggggattccaaattgtgcaaatgatagggctgacccccgggggcctgaggggtggggtcaaaaggggtcaatttccatataaatgactttttctctgcaacttaacatgggattatgctcataatgcaatggttacatccttatagggtttggatttaAAATTTTGctaatgatggggctgaccccccgagggcctgaagggtggggtcaaaaggggttgatttagctatttccatataaacaacttcttctctgcaactaagaatggaagagcacttataatgcaatggtagcatccttatagggttgggatttgaaattgtacaaacgatagggctgacccccggggccttagacggcaagagatgcgaggtcaaaaaggtcaattaggctactactttcatataaattactttgtctctgaacctatgtattggatagcatatttgtatggtatcaatagcatcattgtatggttgtgattcaaaattaaactttgggagtcaattttgcttttttttcttattgtcagagttttgtgataattactaacaaaaaaccaggtgagcgatacaggccctctgggcctcttgttttaagtCTAACAagacaaaattatatattgaaAGTTCCATTGAATTGTAGATTTGTTGCATCAATATTCTCCCCTGCTGCCCGATCCAGAATTAAATCTTTTGatttaataacatattttgaaatgaaaatgaatattcTCCTCTTAAAAAATTTCATGTGATGGAGATATTGTTGCAAACGCtcaaaattatctcccttttaccTTATGATTTAGTTTAAAAGAGGAAATTGTAAATTTAAATCATATACACCAGTTAATTCCAGACGTATTGAATTTTTCATCTATTTTATATAATGAATTGGTTTTTATCATAGCCTACCAATCAAAAGTCTCGCCATGAAGAGCTGAAGGAGCGGGCGAAGCTACTTCTGGAGCAGGCACGGAAGGACGCTGGCCTTGACACACCAGTGAGATCTGCTCAAAAACCATCAGAGCCAGTCAGTCCCGGTTCTCCTGAGAAGGAAGCCACAAAACCTATTCCATCTCCATCTAGTcctacacaggtaaaacaagaaaattttaaacagtatatataaatttctTCAGAGTTTCCTCCCCTGTTTTGATTACTAgtctcatttcctattacatcagagttatttcccctgatTTGATTATAAGACACCTGAGCCGTTTTTGATTATGCTGCTTGACAGGTTGGatctagttgttcgtttatgaattaaagacggacctggtgattttatgttgttttcagACAAGCCTTGACAacgccctcacaggcctgtatcataaactgTTGGTCCGTTAGGATTTATGCTTGAAATACTGACTTTTACAAACATTGGAACCGGTCATTCAGAATAAATAAAAACGGCCttgataatacatatatctGAATGAGTTATTTCCCCTGGTTTGATTACAAGccatattatacataaatatatctgAATGAGTTATTTCCCCTGGTTTGATTATCAGGCGCATGTATACTGACCGATAGCTACTGTTGGATGAATTTGCTTTGAGATTTGATTACTGCCAGTCTGGCCACCTATTTTTTTAACATCtgatcattattttttcatgtgGATTTCGTTAAGTAGGTGAATGATACAGGTCATATGAACctcttatttatttttataaacaaaatggaCATCTTATTTTAAAAGAGTaatgaagaaaaacaaaagcGATTACGAGAGAGAGCCAAGTTGTTGATAGAAGAGGCTCGTGCGAGTCTGGACCAAACCAAAGGAATAACACGACAGTCCAGTACGACCTCGGAGGGGTCACAGGATACGGACAGGGAGTCAGGTATGCCATTTATAGTATCACTGTCATGGTAACCAATTTAGTTGTAATTCAAAATAGAGATTTACTTTATGCAATGGTTCATCCTTGATATTCCTCAGGTtaatatcactgtcgttatattacccctggactatgtagTAGTcaaactgaaggcatttcaggagaaaaaaaactgaccaatcacaggctgcGGAGACTTCCTTTGCTGATCAGAGACAGTGGCGCCCAGCAGCTATGCAGTATACAGCCTGTTGTCACAGAGCCTTCATTTTTTTTGGACATATAGTCCAGAGGTAGTTATAACAacggtgatagtaacccctgcaaTATTGAGGATAACAATGGCttgatttacaatttttatttcacatttaattTTGGTTTAAGTTTTATTTGATGCACTGAAATTCACTACCAACAGAAggtttgtttttactttttcttAGATAGAATTTTTTTAATTGGGAGTGGTCGGGGTGTGCAACAAAAGCAGTGATTGGTCACTTATTTGAAAGAATGATAGACACCTTTAATGTTATTTACTTTTGGACACAGCAGTTTCCCTTTGGCTTTAAAAGAATTATAGACACATTTGATATTATTTACTTTCGGATACAACACTTTCACTTTTGGCTTATCAGAATCAATGCCATTTATTCATTTGTTTCAAATGCATGCTTGTAGTCTAAAAAAATTCTTCAATTTAGTACTTCTTCTTGCACAGACGTCTTTTTTTATCATCTTATTTCTTGCATTAGTAacatattttgttcatttttctGTGTTGATTATTCTTGTCTgatgtttattttgtgttaatgttgtgaatgtaactttcatttctttgtaatgttttgttCGGCACGCCAGTGTTAAGGAAGGCTCAGCCTAAAGCCAAAAGAATTACATCTTCACAACTATTTGTGATGAGAAGTGGTAAGAATATCTTCTCTGGTGaaggattacctccccttataaCAGGGACTccattattataatgataattactTCCCTTTTTTCAAGAAAGGGTTATTTCTCCTAACTAGGGATACTGGTAGCAGACTACAGTACATCAAAGAAAGATAAGGAATTCAGTTAAAAAAAAGATTTGCATAATAGAGAAttatttattatctgttttttGCTATTTTCTTTGTTGTATACCATTTTAAACATGGTTCAGATTCCATCAgaaaaaattgaatgaaaatgtCCAATGAGGCTTTGTGAGTATTCCTGCGATcgcaaaatatgatattttattctAGAGAggtgttaaaattaaaaattcttttttgtaattaaaaataaatcataatttgacAAGGTAAAACCTAACAGCCACCTCTGTACATAAAATATCACCTACTTGATAAAGCCATCTTCTTGGAGTTGGGAATGGCAAAGAACAATTttattagggccccgcatcgagatgcgggtgccctatagtaatcaggttgtccgtctgtctgtccgtccgtccgtctgtccgttttttttcttttgcacattaatgatggaagggagtggagtattttccccatattttacatgatgattccccatccatcctagatctgcttggtaatttttcaggctgaaattaaattaaaaaatcggccatcttggattttaacatttaaaaaaatcacaatgttgttgctcttaactgataaacattttgttataacattatgatgcaaagttgttcagaattaaacaaggagttgactgtccaaaggtaaggtcatgggccaaggttactaagtcaaaggtcaaggtcaaatttatttgagttaattgtatgctcttaatgtaatgttagcttggaatcaggattcaagttaaatacttggaaggctttttccaaagaattataataatttaccatcatcggtttcccaattaatgttgacattaattatttattagcaacatatagctaacacggaagaatttgttgtcaaaatactacttttccacttaagcacgtcagacacatagcggggccctttctgacgtgtcagtgttctagttttgTACAAAGCCCACCTGATTATAAAGATAACTTTTTATTTGTCCATTGGGCGGTCATTCTGCCTGATGTTTTTACATCAGTAACCAGGAAACCTA
This genomic window contains:
- the LOC138317310 gene encoding EH domain-binding protein 1-like isoform X2; protein product: MSVWKRLQRVGKSASKYQFTTSYQELEVECTKKWQPNKLCVVWTRRSRRKSTQPHTWEPTIQNPYRGMVTWTVPENVEIQVTLFRDHNHPDFEDKEWMFAIEDMSRGGRRKVLATAPINMKDFATQVPTQHTMKLKLKPLTRKIVSASIQFTLSCVFLREGKATDEDMQSVASMLSIGRTDIGNLEELEDEDVEDKSFSSKISEITSELSKLDDMDDGNPFDEDYSNPFYSDSNPFGDPDLECSGDHEAWFEPVKKKPEKKESLNPFEESGSSEGVDSKAGSTEEDSSKLASSTEPSKSSSLDYNPFDEPTPPDRAIGMTSPLSERLVHDAQKHSQQNTPLKFNTLPSKTKKKAPAPPVPQNGDSSPKHKPQVKLKTSRSEHSAIERPIYEGTPPSTPETKRKLLRPITPPPEAQPDSMETSTEFSSTASSPSKRLSSESSPVKGENRNVLEALDLNQNESPTHNSNSSSQNLLDWCKEVTKGYKGVKVTNLTTSWRNGMAFCAIVHHFRPDLVNFKSLASHDIKGNNKIAFDATAKLGIPRVIEPSDMVLLQVPDKLAVMTYLHQLRVYFTGQTLEIQQIGINTAESTYTLGEVDRQVEAEISNEMYGGQPQSKVVKHRSPSKENIPVVEDRGDTTDGGRRRRTSKEKGHEPHGVKHSRDSTPGSDSQTDSNIVSKGHGKKVLAVDSEVTKQSSPPPAKPSSKESHSGKNDSHSATKERNSPAKDNTSKDKKPVMTRKQLYNPFDSDSDDEISSEGLDVGSHGGSSIPTSNSTSPSRSAQSSRGGTPAEARVMDKPVATSTPDKPTNQKSRHEELKERAKLLLEQARKDAGLDTPVRSAQKPSEPVSPGSPEKEATKPIPSPSSPTQSNEEKQKRLRERAKLLIEEARASLDQTKGITRQSSTTSEGSQDTDRESVLRKAQPKAKRITSSQLFVMRSVTLDATKSEVPKKLDLKLKRFSVKRTDLVSQLSQDKTPSPQEEVKPVNGRKVITPVSPLSFSGEISIDGSEGSGDTRDSLDFDELMSKRDENLQDTNQYVHSEMEALEREQKQIDDEAQGLESQLRVVMAKGKNKALEEKLMQEWFLLVNKRNALIRRQMQLNIL
- the LOC138317310 gene encoding EH domain-binding protein 1-like isoform X1, translated to MSVWKRLQRVGKSASKYQFTTSYQELEVECTKKWQPNKLCVVWTRRSRRKSTQPHTWEPTIQNPYRGMVTWTVPENVEIQVTLFRDHNHPDFEDKEWMFAIEDMSRGGRRKVLATAPINMKDFATQVPTQHTMKLKLKPLTRKIVSASIQFTLSCVFLREGKATDEDMQSVASMLSIGRTDIGNLEELEDEDVEDKSFSSKISEITSELSKLDDMDDGNPFDEDYSNPFYSDSNPFGDPDLECSGDHEAWFEPVKKKPEKKESLNPFEESGSSEGVDSKAGSTEEDSSKLASSTEPSKSSSLDYNPFDEPTPPDRAIGMTSPLSERLVHDAQKHSQQNTPLKFNTLPSKTKKKAPAPPVPQNGDSSPKHKPQVKLKTSRSEHSAIERPIYEGTPPSTPETKRKLLRPITPPPEAQPDSMETSTEFSSTASSPSKRLSSESSPVKGENRNVLEALDLNQNESPTHNSNSSSQNLLDWCKEVTKGYKGVKVTNLTTSWRNGMAFCAIVHHFRPDLVNFKSLASHDIKGNNKIAFDATAKLGIPRVIEPSDMVLLQVPDKLAVMTYLHQLRVYFTGQTLEIQQIGINTAESTYTLGEVDRQVEAEISNEMYGGQPQSKVVKHRSPSKENIPVVEDRGDTTDGGRRRRTSKEKGHEPHGVKHSRDSTPGSDSQTDSNIVSKGHGKKVLAVDSEVTKQSSPPPAKPSSKESHSGKNDSHSATKERNSPAKDNTSKDKKPVMTRKQLYNPFDSDSDDEISSEGLDVGSHGGSSIPTSNSTSPSRSAQSSRGGTPAEARVMDKPVATSTPDKPTNQKSRHEELKERAKLLLEQARKDAGLDTPVRSAQKPSEPVSPGSPEKEATKPIPSPSSPTQSNEEKQKRLRERAKLLIEEARASLDQTKGITRQSSTTSEGSQDTDRESVLRKAQPKAKRITSSQLFVMRSVTLDATKSEVPKKLDLKLKRFSVKRTDLVSQLSQDKTPSPQEEVKPVNGRKVITPVSPLSFSGEISIDGSEGSGDTRDSLDFDELMSKRDEVHSDTEAYLNLQDTNQYVHSEMEALEREQKQIDDEAQGLESQLRVVMAKGKNKALEEKLMQEWFLLVNKRNALIRRQMQLNIL
- the LOC138317310 gene encoding EH domain-binding protein 1-like isoform X3; protein product: MSVWKRLQRVGKSASKYQFTTSYQELEVECTKKWQPNKLCVVWTRRSRRKSTQPHTWEPTIQNPYRGMVTWTVPENVEIQVTLFRDHNHPDFEDKEWMFAIEDMSRGGRRKVLATAPINMKDFATQVPTQHTMKLKLKPLTRKIVSASIQFTLSCVFLREGKATDEDMQSVASMLSIGRTDIGNLEELEDEDVEDKSFSSKISEITSELSKLDDMDDGNPFDEDYSNPFYSDSNPFGDPDLECSGDHEAWFEPVKKKPEKKESLNPFEESGSSEGVDSKAGSTEEDSSKLASSTEPSKSSSLDYNPFDEPTPPDRAIGMTSPLSERLVHDAQKHSQQNTPLKFNTLPSKTKKKAPAPPVPQNGDSSPKHKPQVKLKTSRSEHSAIERPIYEGTPPSTPETKRKLLRPITPPPEAQPDSMETSTEFSSTASSPSKRLSSESSPVKGENRNVLEALDLNQNESPTHNSNSSSQNLLDWCKEVTKGYKGVKVTNLTTSWRNGMAFCAIVHHFRPDLVNFKSLASHDIKGNNKIAFDATAKLGIPRVIEPSDMVLLQVPDKLAVMTYLHQLRVYFTGQTLEIQQIGINTAESTYTLGEVDRQVEAEISNEMYGGQPQSKVVKHRSPSKENIPVVEDRGDTTDGGRRRRTSKEKGHEPHGVKHSRDSTPGSDSQTDSNIVSKGHGKKVLAVDSEVTKQSSPPPAKPSSKESHSGKNDSHSATKERNSPAKDNTSKDKKPVMTRKQLYNPFDSDSDDEISSEGLDVGSHGGSSIPTSNSTSPSRSAQSSRGGTPAEARVMDKPVATSTPDKPTNQKSRHEELKERAKLLLEQARKDAGLDTPVRSAQKPSEPVSPGSPEKEATKPIPSPSSPTQSNEEKQKRLRERAKLLIEEARASLDQTKGITRQSSTTSEGSQDTDRESVTLDATKSEVPKKLDLKLKRFSVKRTDLVSQLSQDKTPSPQEEVKPVNGRKVITPVSPLSFSGEISIDGSEGSGDTRDSLDFDELMSKRDEVHSDTEAYLNLQDTNQYVHSEMEALEREQKQIDDEAQGLESQLRVVMAKGKNKALEEKLMQEWFLLVNKRNALIRRQMQLNIL
- the LOC138317310 gene encoding EH domain-binding protein 1-like isoform X4, whose product is MSVWKRLQRVGKSASKYQFTTSYQELEVECTKKWQPNKLCVVWTRRSRRKSTQPHTWEPTIQNPYRGMVTWTVPENVEIQVTLFRDHNHPDFEDKEWMFAIEDMSRGGRRKVLATAPINMKDFATQVPTQHTMKLKLKPLTRKIVSASIQFTLSCVFLREGKATDEDMQSVASMLSIGRTDIGNLEELEDEDVEDKSFSSKISEITSELSKLDDMDDEPVKKKPEKKESLNPFEESGSSEGVDSKAGSTEEDSSKLASSTEPSKSSSLDYNPFDEPTPPDRAIGMTSPLSERLVHDAQKHSQQNTPLKFNTLPSKTKKKAPAPPVPQNGDSSPKHKPQVKLKTSRSEHSAIERPIYEGTPPSTPETKRKLLRPITPPPEAQPDSMETSTEFSSTASSPSKRLSSESSPVKGENRNVLEALDLNQNESPTHNSNSSSQNLLDWCKEVTKGYKGVKVTNLTTSWRNGMAFCAIVHHFRPDLVNFKSLASHDIKGNNKIAFDATAKLGIPRVIEPSDMVLLQVPDKLAVMTYLHQLRVYFTGQTLEIQQIGINTAESTYTLGEVDRQVEAEISNEMYGGQPQSKVVKHRSPSKENIPVVEDRGDTTDGGRRRRTSKEKGHEPHGVKHSRDSTPGSDSQTDSNIVSKGHGKKVLAVDSEVTKQSSPPPAKPSSKESHSGKNDSHSATKERNSPAKDNTSKDKKPVMTRKQLYNPFDSDSDDEISSEGLDVGSHGGSSIPTSNSTSPSRSAQSSRGGTPAEARVMDKPVATSTPDKPTNQKSRHEELKERAKLLLEQARKDAGLDTPVRSAQKPSEPVSPGSPEKEATKPIPSPSSPTQSNEEKQKRLRERAKLLIEEARASLDQTKGITRQSSTTSEGSQDTDRESVLRKAQPKAKRITSSQLFVMRSVTLDATKSEVPKKLDLKLKRFSVKRTDLVSQLSQDKTPSPQEEVKPVNGRKVITPVSPLSFSGEISIDGSEGSGDTRDSLDFDELMSKRDEVHSDTEAYLNLQDTNQYVHSEMEALEREQKQIDDEAQGLESQLRVVMAKGKNKALEEKLMQEWFLLVNKRNALIRRQMQLNIL